A single genomic interval of Zingiber officinale cultivar Zhangliang chromosome 4A, Zo_v1.1, whole genome shotgun sequence harbors:
- the LOC121969129 gene encoding laccase-3-like, whose translation MGLKNHRSSSVFYPAVVLLWLRCATAEIHFHEFVVQATAAKRLCETRSIITVNGQYPGPTIEARNGDALVVDVVNRAKYNVTIHWHGIRQLRTAWADGPEFVTQCPIRPGGSYTYRFRIEEQEGTLWWHAHSSWLRATVHGAIVVYPKLGSSYPFLNPDREHRVILGEWWNEDPVRVIERALRTGADPNVSDALTINGQPGDLYKCSRKETTVFPVRSGETNLFRFVNAALNSELFVGVAGHSMTVVAADGVYVKHFNATVLMLAPGQTTDVLLTADSPAGCYYMAAHAYESARDTTFDNTTTTAILNYLDPNGYPYAPPAKVVANRTRMPAFPVLPDFNDTCAAYAFASRFRSAVPVTLPGPVDHHLFFTVGLGLFDCPVGQVCRGPNGTILTASMNNVSFQTPTCASILEAYLGGVPAVFTADFPAVPPVRFNYTAESVSQDLWQPTAATKVYQVKYGSVLEVVMQGTSILTSEDHPMHIHGYHFYVLATGFGNFDRRRDAARFNLVDPPLRNTVGVPVNGWAVVRFVADNPGAWLVHCHLEDHMSWGLAMVFLVENGVGESQSLEPPPADLPLCV comes from the exons ATGGGCCTCAAGAATCACCGGAGCTCATCGGTCTTCTATCCGGCGGTGGTGCTGCTGTGGCTCCGCTGCGCCACTGCAGAAATCCACTTCCATGAGTTCGTC GTGCAAGCGACGGCGGCGAAGAGGCTGTGCGAGACCCGCAGCATCATCACCGTGAACGGCCAGTACCCCGGTCCGACCATCGAGGCCCGGAACGGCGACGCCCTCGTCGTCGACGTCGTCAACCGGGCAAAATACAACGTCACCATCCACTG GCACGGGATTCGCCAGTTGAGGACGGCGTGGGCGGACGGGCCGGAGTTCGTGACGCAGTGCCCGATCCGGCCCGGCGGAAGCTACACGTACCGGTTCAGGATCGAGGAGCAGGAGGGCACGCTGTGGTGGCACGCGCACAGCTCGTGGCTCAGGGCGACTGTGCACGGAGCCATCGTCGTCTACCCCAAGCTTGGCTCTTCCTATCCCTTCCTTAATCCCGACAGGGAGCACAGAGTCATCCTCG GGGAATGGTGGAACGAGGATCCGGTTCGTGTGATCGAGCGGGCTTTGAGAACCGGGGCCGACCCCAATGTCTCCGACGCCTTGACGATCAACGGCCAGCCCGGCGATCTTTATAAATGCTCCAGAAAAG AAACGACGGTGTTTCCGGTGAGGTCCGGCGAGACCAACCTGTTTCGGTTCGTCAACGCCGCCCTCAATTCCGAGCTTTTCGTCGGCGTTGCTGGGCACTCGATGACGGTGGTGGCGGCTGACGGGGTTTACGTGAAACACTTCAATGCTACCGTCCTCATGCTCGCCCCCGGCCAGACCACCGACGTCCTCCTCACCGCCGATAGTCCCGCCGGATGCTACTACATGGCAGCACACGCCTATGAAAGCGCGCGGGACACCACTTTTGACAACACCACCACCACCGCCATTCTTAACTACCTAGATCCGAATGGATACCCCTACGCGCCGCCGGCCAAGGTCGTCGCCAACCGTACCCGGATGCCGGCCTTCCCTGTGCTACCGGACTTCAACGACACCTGCGCGGCCTACGCCTTCGCCTCCAGGTTCCGCAGCGCGGTCCCCGTGACGCTCCCCGGCCCCGTCGACCACCACCTCTTCTTCACCGTCGGCCTCGGGCTCTTCGACTGCCCGGTTGGGCAGGTCTGCAGGGGCCCCAACGGCACGATCCTCACTGCCAGCATGAACAACGTCTCCTTCCAGACCCCGACCTGCGCGTCCATCCTGGAGGCCTACCTCGGCGGCGTGCCGGCGGTCTTCACCGCCGACTTCCCGGCGGTGCCTCCGGTGAGGTTCAACTACACGGCGGAGAGTGTGAGTCAGGATCTGTGGCAGCCGACGGCGGCCACGAAGGTGTACCAGGTGAAGTACGGCTCTGTCCTGGAGGTGGTGATGCAGGGGACCAGCATCCTCACCAGCGAGGACCACCCGATGCACATCCACGGCTACCATTTCTATGTGCTTGCGACGGGGTTCGGAAACTTCGACCGGCGGCGAGACGCAGCGCGGTTCAACCTGGTGGATCCGCCGCTGAGGAACACGGTGGGGGTTCCGGTGAACGGATGGGCGGTGGTCCGATTCGTAGCGGACAACCCCGGCGCTTGGCTAGTGCATTGTCACCTGGAGGATCACATGTCGTGGGGGCTGGCCATGGTCTTCCTCGTCGAGAACGGCGTCGGCGAGTCGCAGTCGCTGGAGCCGCCGCCAGCTGATCTCCCGCTATGCGTGtag
- the LOC121969356 gene encoding probably inactive leucine-rich repeat receptor-like protein kinase IMK2 — translation MENNRWSGPHAARWIVVSSRSLHSPQAKAKQRKKEKKHELAVASGTRRKAIAYCFSDTRHYFLSPSLDDAPTVFTCSPRDKSEPNRDSSPFVSILFLELGLESSPVAMGWSKQCNNLLLLLIVFFLACFSGSSTYTASASWDGVVISEADLQGLQAVKRAFSDPRGVLRSWNGTGLGACSGAWIGVKCVQGKVVALQLPWRGLAGQLSEKVGQLSALRKLSLHDNAIDGQVPPALGFLRELRGLYLFNNRFSGGVPPSLAACRLLQALDLSNNLLTGAIPSLANSSNLIRLNLSFNSLSGSIPTSLARLPSLSFLHLHQNNLSGPIPDTWGSSVANDSYQLQSLNLAQNSLSGSIPTSLSRLPMLKELDFSNNQLNGSLPASLCNLPSLVELNLQGNQLESPIPEAIDGLRNLSFLSIKRNHFYGEIPATIGNISGLSWLDLSDNNLTGAIPSSIEKLTNLTFFNVSNNHLSGPVPLLLSDKFNSSSFAGNIQLCDYANSVPCLSPPPSYPPPPSSPSKHRRRLSSTAIILLAVGVLLALSLLLFCILLFCLTRRKTATSSKQSTTATGEEAAGSGEKSRPSAGAEAESGGDVGGKLVHFDGPLVFAADDLLCATAEIMGKSTYGTVYKATLEDGSQVAVKRLREKIAKSQKEFETEVNVIGRIRHPNLLPLRAYYLGPKGEKLLVFDFMSKGSLASFLHARSPDTPVDWCTRMQIAMGITRGLRHLHVDLSMIHGNLTSSNVLLDEHANAKIGDFGLSRLMTGAANSTVIATASALGYRAPELSKLKKANTKTDVYSLGVILLELLTGKSPADTTNGMDLPQWVASIVKEEWTNEVFDLELMKEATTTGTSTGDELLNTLKLALHCVDPSPVARPETDQVLQQLEEIKPEAAAAASLDSSPKHLGAAGGTASEAATKP, via the exons ATGGAAAATAACCGTTGGAGCGGTCCTCACGCTGCTCGATGGATTGTGGTCTCTTCTCGCAGTCTCCACTCTCCTCAGGCAAAGGCAAAACaaagaaagaaggagaagaagcacgaACTAGCCGTTGCTTCAGGCACCAGGAGGAAAGCAATTGCTTATTGCTTCTCTGACACTCGCcattactttctctctccttcacTCGATGATGCACCCACAGTATTTACTTGCTCTCCCCGAGACAAAAGCGAACCCAACCGAGATTCTTCGCCCTTCGTCTCAATCCTCTTCCTCGAGCTCGGTCTAGAGTCGTCGCCGGTAGCCATGGGATGGAGCAAGCAATGCAACaacttgctgctgctgctgattgTGTTCTTCTTAGCATGCTTTAGTGGCAGCAGCACGTACACTGCTTCTGCTTCGTGGGATGGGGTGGTGATCTCCGAGGCGGACTTGCAGGGCTTGCAGGCAGTCAAGCGGGCGTTCTCCGACCCGCGCGGGGTCCTCCGGAGCTGGAATGGCACCGGGCTCGGCGCCTGCTCCGGCGCTTGGATCGGCGTGAAGTGCGTCCAAGGCAAGGTGGTGGCGCTCCAGCTCCCCTGGCGCGGCCTCGCCGGACAGCTGTCCGAGAAGGTCGGCCAGCTCTCCGCCCTGCGGAAGCTCAGCCTCCACGACAACGCCATCGACGGACAGGTCCCCCCTGCCCTCGGCTTCCTCCGCGAACTCCGCGGGCTGTACCTCTTCAACAACCGCTTCTCCGGTGGCGTCCCGCCCTCCCTCGCCGCCTGCCGCTTGCTCCAAGCACTCGACCTCAGCAACAACCTCCTCACCGGAGCCATCCCTTCGTTAGCCAACTCTTCCAACCTCATCAGGCTCAATCTTAGCTTTAATAGCCTCTCCGGTTCGATCCCCACTTCTCTCGCCCGACTGCCTTCTCTTTCCTTCCTCCATCTCCACCAGAACAACCTCTCCGGTCCGATCCCTGACACCTGGGGAAGCTCTGTCGCCAATGACTCGTACCAGCTTCAAAGTTTAAATCTTGCCCAAAACTCCCTCTCCGGCAGCATTCCGACCTCCCTCTCCAGATTGCCGATGCTAAAGGAGCTCGATTTCAGTAACAATCAGCTTAATGGAAGCCTCCCTGCTTCACTCTGTAACTTGCCTTCGCTGGTTGAGCTGAATCTTCAAGGTAATCAGCTCGAGAGTCCGATCCCAGAAGCAATCGATGGCCTTAGGAACCTCTCATTCCTTTCCATCAAAAGAAATCATTTTTACGGCGAAATCCCTGCGACAATCGGGAACATCTCCGGCCTATCTTGGCTGGACTTGTCGGACAACAATCTCACCGGAGCAATTCCGAGCTCAATCGAGAAGCTCACCAACCTCACTTTCTTTAATGTTTCGAATAATCATCTCTCCGGGCCAGTGCCGCTTCTCCTTTCCGACAAGTTCAATTCGAGCTCCTTCGCCGGAAACATCCAACTATGTGATTACGCCAACTCTGTTCCATGTCTTTCTCCTCCTCCGTCTTATCCCCCTCCTCCGTCATCCCCTTCGAAGCATCGACGAAGACTTAGCTCTACAGCAATAATACTCTTAGCGGTGGGGGTCCTCCTTGCTCTGTCGCTTCTGCTCTTCTGCATTCTGCTCTTCTGCTTGACGAGAAGAAAAACTGCGACGAGCAGCAAGCAGAGCACTACGGCTACTGGAGAGGAGGCGGCTGGCTCCGGCGAGAAGTCCAGGCCTTCAGCTGGCGCTGAGGCCGAATCTGGCGGTGATGTCGGAGGAAAGCTGGTCCATTTCGACGGCCCGCTGGTCTTCGCGGCCGACGACCTCCTCTGCGCCACGGCGGAGATCATGGGGAAGAGCACTTACGGGACAGTCTACAAGGCGACACTGGAGGACGGAAGCCAAGTTGCAGTGAAGAGGCTGAGGGAGAAGATTGCCAAGAGCCAGAAAGAATTCGAGACCGAGGTGAATGTGATCGGAAGGATTCGGCACCCGAATCTTTTGCCTCTGAGAGCTTACTACTTGGGGCCTAAAGGAGAGAAGCTCCTGGTCTTCGATTTCATGTCCAAGGGCAGCCTTGCTTCCTTTCTACATG CTCGCAGCCCTGACACGCCGGTGGATTGGTGTACGAGGATGCAGATAGCCATGGGGATCACCCGCGGCCTGCGGCATCTCCACGTCGACCTCAGCATGATCCACGGCAATCTCACGAGCAGCAACGTGTTGTTGGACGAGCACGCGAACGCCAAGATAGGCGACTTCGGGCTCTCCCGTCTCATGACCGGCGCCGCCAACTCCACCGTGATCGCCACTGCCAGCGCGCTCGGGTACCGAGCGCCGGAGCTATCAAAGCTGAAGAAGGCCAACACGAAGACCGACGTGTACAGCCTCGGAGTCATCCTGCTCGAGCTCTTGACCGGGAAGTCCCCCGCCGACACGACCAACGGCATGGACCTGCCGCAGTGGGTGGCTTCGATAGTGAAGGAGGAATGGACGAACGAGGTGTTTGATCTGGAGCTGATGAAAGAAGCGACGACGACCGGGACGAGCACCGGAGACGAGCTGCTCAACACGCTCAAACTCGCGTTGCATTGCGTAGACCCGTCGCCGGTTGCCCGGCCGGAGACGGACCAAGTGCTGCAGCAGTTGGAGGAGATCAAGCCGGAAGCTGCCGCCGCCGCTTCTTTGGATTCTTCTCCCAAGCATCTAGGCGCCGCCGGCGGCACAGCTAGTGAAGCAGCAACAAAGCCTTga
- the LOC121969357 gene encoding macrophage migration inhibitory factor homolog, producing the protein MPCLILSTNVSLDGVDTSVIFSEVTKAVAKIMGKPEAYVMVVLKASVPISFGGSEQPAAYGELVSVGFLSPDVNKNLSAAVSSVLETKLSVPKSRFFLKFYDSEGANMGWNGTTF; encoded by the exons ATGCCGTGCCTCATCCTCTCCACCAACGTCAGCCTCGACGGCGTCGACACCTCGGTCATCTTCTCCGAGGTCACCAAGGCCGTCGCTAAGATCATGGGCAAGCCCGAAGCC TACGTGATGGTGGTGCTGAAGGCTTCGGTTCCCATTTCCTTCGGCGGATCGGAGCAGCCCGCTGCGTACGGGGAGCTCGTCTCCGTCGGCTTCCTGAGCCCCGACGTCAACAAGAATCTGAGCGCCGCCGTGTCCTCCGTCCTCGAGACCAAGTTGTCCGTCCCCAAATCCCGCTTCTTCCTCAAATTCTACGACAGCGAG GGCGCCAACATGGGGTGGAACGGAACCACCTTCTAG